One Endozoicomonas gorgoniicola DNA window includes the following coding sequences:
- a CDS encoding thiamine pyrophosphate-binding protein: MNVSDFVVEQLHSMGVRRAFGIVGGGIAYFYNSIIKSAIKLHQFRHESGAGFAATEAYFSEGKPTVVFTTTGPGLLNALTGICAAKWEGAKVVMLSAASSPDQRGKWPIQETSHFTYPCSGLLSGGGLFDLSVQVESPEELAVIFHRLAAGLSGPGGFIARISLPASIQTASIEVDSTQWQQDYGPAPAICASASMIEQCAARLRDETFAIWLGYGAVNDTELCIRLARMTGARVFSSCRAKGIFPENDPLYLGVTGIGGHESVIDYMVNERPDWVLVLGSRLGEATSFWDHRMLPGQGFIQVDIDREVLGSAFPQCQTVAIQSEIALFLQMLMDRLEPSWFESRKIASVTNYTMVNTARSSSPEASASPARVSPLRLMSTIQKEIVDGSDALIMSECGNAFLWMNHHLRFSEPRRYRTSSFFGAMGHFSAGVVGAALALQKKTVAVVGDGSFLMHNEVTTAVKYKVPVVWIVLNDAGYGICRSGFSQLGLIDEEMDFDEVDFVAMARAQGGNGLTITGADSISDSIKEAMRAKEPFVLDVKIDLAMSPSLLSRIESLRKAES; this comes from the coding sequence ATGAATGTGAGCGATTTTGTTGTTGAACAGCTGCATAGTATGGGGGTCAGACGAGCTTTTGGTATTGTGGGTGGAGGCATTGCCTATTTTTACAACAGTATTATTAAGAGCGCTATAAAGCTCCACCAGTTCCGTCATGAAAGTGGTGCTGGATTTGCGGCGACAGAAGCGTATTTCTCTGAAGGCAAACCAACCGTTGTTTTTACCACTACCGGCCCCGGACTGCTGAATGCACTGACTGGTATCTGTGCGGCTAAATGGGAGGGAGCCAAAGTGGTTATGCTGTCAGCGGCAAGTAGTCCTGACCAGCGTGGAAAATGGCCTATCCAGGAAACCAGTCACTTTACCTACCCCTGTTCAGGGCTGCTTTCGGGTGGCGGGCTATTTGACCTGTCTGTGCAGGTTGAGTCACCTGAAGAGCTGGCAGTTATTTTTCATCGTCTGGCTGCCGGGCTGAGTGGGCCGGGTGGATTTATTGCTCGCATCTCTCTCCCGGCTTCTATACAAACAGCATCAATTGAAGTTGATTCAACGCAATGGCAACAAGACTATGGGCCAGCACCCGCCATTTGCGCCAGTGCTTCCATGATTGAACAGTGTGCAGCCAGGCTCCGGGATGAAACTTTTGCCATTTGGCTTGGTTACGGAGCAGTCAATGATACGGAACTGTGCATTCGCCTCGCCAGAATGACCGGAGCCAGAGTCTTCAGCTCCTGCAGAGCAAAAGGGATTTTTCCTGAAAATGATCCTTTATATCTTGGCGTAACGGGCATTGGCGGACACGAATCCGTCATTGACTATATGGTCAATGAACGACCTGACTGGGTGCTGGTGCTGGGTTCCCGCCTTGGTGAGGCGACCTCTTTCTGGGATCACCGAATGCTGCCTGGTCAGGGCTTTATTCAGGTAGACATTGACCGAGAGGTATTGGGCAGTGCTTTTCCTCAATGTCAGACAGTGGCGATTCAGTCTGAAATCGCTCTTTTTTTGCAAATGCTGATGGATCGTCTTGAGCCATCATGGTTTGAAAGTCGTAAAATTGCGTCTGTTACCAATTATACGATGGTAAACACAGCACGTTCTTCCTCACCAGAGGCATCAGCTTCACCTGCCAGAGTAAGCCCACTGCGATTGATGTCAACGATACAAAAAGAGATAGTCGATGGCAGTGATGCCCTCATAATGAGTGAATGTGGCAATGCTTTTCTCTGGATGAACCACCACCTTCGTTTTTCTGAGCCCCGCCGCTACAGAACCAGCTCTTTTTTCGGGGCAATGGGTCACTTTAGTGCTGGCGTTGTTGGGGCAGCCCTGGCACTGCAGAAGAAAACAGTTGCTGTTGTTGGTGATGGATCTTTCCTGATGCATAACGAAGTAACGACAGCCGTTAAATATAAAGTACCTGTCGTTTGGATTGTTCTGAATGATGCAGGGTACGGAATCTGCAGATCGGGATTTTCCCAGTTAGGTCTTATTGATGAAGAAATGGATTTCGACGAAGTGGATTTTGTTGCAATGGCCAGAGCACAGGGTGGAAACGGCCTAACCATTACAGGCGCGGACAGTATATCTGATTCAATCAAAGAAGCCATGAGAGCCAAAGAACCTTTTGTGTTAGACGTAAAGATTGATCTTGCCATGAGTCCCTCCCTTTTAAGTCGAATTGAGAGTCTCCGTAAAGCAGAGTCGTGA
- a CDS encoding 8-oxo-dGTP diphosphatase, translated as MTETFFAPKSLTDIDWTAWQAKDPATLTFVIKNKKILLIRKKRGLGAGKINGPGGRQEPGETRLECAVREVQEELCITPLNMQYRGECRFQFVDGYSIHVHLFTATDYEGTPTETDEAIPLWFNLDAIPYEEMWEDDKVWLPLMLQGKACSGRYLFDNDTMLDYQLE; from the coding sequence ATGACAGAAACATTTTTTGCCCCCAAATCCCTGACAGATATCGACTGGACTGCCTGGCAGGCCAAAGACCCTGCCACCCTGACGTTCGTGATCAAGAATAAAAAAATCCTGCTGATACGAAAAAAACGCGGACTGGGTGCCGGAAAAATAAACGGCCCGGGCGGACGCCAGGAGCCAGGAGAAACCAGGCTGGAATGCGCAGTCAGGGAAGTTCAGGAAGAACTGTGCATCACCCCATTGAATATGCAATATCGGGGAGAGTGCCGGTTTCAGTTTGTGGACGGTTACTCAATTCATGTTCACCTGTTCACTGCCACAGACTACGAAGGCACACCCACTGAAACCGATGAAGCTATTCCACTCTGGTTTAATCTGGATGCCATTCCCTACGAAGAAATGTGGGAAGACGACAAGGTCTGGCTGCCCCTTATGCTGCAAGGGAAAGCCTGCTCCGGTCGTTACCTGTTCGACAACGATACGATGCTGGATTATCAGCTCGAGTGA
- a CDS encoding carboxypeptidase M32, translating into MSDQSNIAYDKLVERFTKLHRLNHLSAIARWDQAAMMPSGSNRARSEALAELSTLTHELLTASEVGDWLQAASEKPLDSFKKASLREMVRQWQNASVMPADLVKAKLLVTSNCEHAWRSQRPDNDWQGFSKNLEEVLRLTREEASIRAEASGLNPYDALLELYEPGMTCKQLDGLFGDVKNWLPDYVRQATEQQKSSHYQMPEGPFATDNLKALGLEVMTLLGFDFDRGRLDVSIHPFCGGVAEDVRITTRYRDDDFIESLMGVIHETGHARYEQNRPEDRLNLPVSNPRSMGIHEGQSLFFEMQLGRSREFLSLIRPLLLKHLTNGKELPAYQLDNLQTLYRQVKPGFIRVEADEVTYPAHIILRYDIEKALINGDMTVADLPDTWNEKMQKYLNLSTQGNYKDGCMQDIHWPCGAFGYFPSYTLGAMYAAQLFAAIQTSIPDVHSRISSGDLSPVFDWLKDNIWSQGSRYTTSELMVRATGEDLNASFFKEHLKKRYLKG; encoded by the coding sequence ATGAGTGATCAAAGCAACATCGCCTACGATAAACTGGTCGAACGTTTTACCAAGCTACACCGGCTAAACCATCTGAGCGCCATCGCCAGATGGGATCAGGCTGCCATGATGCCTTCCGGCAGTAACCGGGCTCGCTCGGAAGCCCTGGCTGAACTATCAACACTCACCCACGAACTACTGACCGCCAGTGAAGTGGGAGACTGGCTACAGGCTGCCAGTGAAAAACCTCTGGACAGTTTCAAAAAAGCATCCCTCAGAGAGATGGTACGGCAATGGCAGAACGCTTCTGTCATGCCCGCCGATCTGGTAAAAGCCAAGTTACTGGTGACTTCAAACTGTGAACACGCCTGGCGCTCCCAAAGACCAGACAATGACTGGCAGGGCTTCAGTAAAAACCTTGAAGAAGTGCTTCGCCTGACCAGAGAAGAGGCCAGCATTCGGGCAGAAGCCTCAGGGCTTAATCCTTATGATGCCCTGTTGGAGCTTTATGAACCCGGTATGACCTGCAAACAACTGGACGGACTGTTTGGGGACGTAAAAAACTGGCTCCCGGATTATGTCCGGCAGGCGACCGAACAACAGAAATCCAGTCACTATCAGATGCCTGAAGGGCCATTTGCAACCGACAACCTGAAAGCTCTGGGCCTTGAAGTAATGACATTGCTGGGCTTTGACTTCGACCGGGGCAGGCTGGATGTCAGCATTCATCCTTTCTGTGGTGGTGTGGCTGAAGATGTTCGTATCACGACCCGCTACCGGGATGATGACTTTATTGAGTCGCTGATGGGCGTTATCCATGAAACCGGCCACGCCCGTTATGAACAGAATCGCCCGGAAGACCGATTGAACTTGCCGGTCAGTAATCCTCGTTCAATGGGCATCCATGAAGGGCAGAGCCTGTTCTTTGAAATGCAGCTTGGTCGCAGTCGCGAGTTCCTGTCCCTGATTCGTCCTCTGTTGTTGAAGCACCTCACCAATGGAAAAGAACTGCCTGCCTATCAGCTGGATAATCTGCAAACCCTTTACCGGCAGGTTAAGCCTGGCTTTATTCGGGTTGAAGCGGATGAAGTCACGTACCCGGCACATATCATCCTGCGTTATGACATTGAAAAGGCGCTGATCAATGGTGATATGACGGTGGCTGATCTGCCTGACACATGGAATGAGAAAATGCAGAAATACCTCAATCTGTCTACGCAAGGTAATTATAAAGATGGGTGTATGCAGGATATCCACTGGCCTTGCGGTGCGTTTGGCTATTTCCCCAGTTACACGTTAGGTGCCATGTACGCAGCGCAGCTGTTTGCTGCTATCCAGACCAGCATTCCCGATGTTCACTCCAGAATCAGCAGTGGTGACTTGTCCCCTGTCTTCGACTGGTTGAAAGACAATATCTGGAGCCAGGGCAGTCGCTATACCACATCAGAACTGATGGTCAGAGCGACAGGGGAAGACCTGAATGCCAGCTTTTTTAAAGAACACTTGAAAAAACGTTACTTAAAAGGCTGA
- a CDS encoding Hsp20 family protein produces MRTIDLDFSPLYRSVIGFDRVAHLLEGMTNNSQSTKQGGYPPYNIELLAENQYRITMAVAGFTEDELDIESRENVLVVQGKKQADDTERQYLHQGIAERNFERKFQLADYVKVTGAQMDNGLLHIELEREIPEAMKPRKISISGQRMLEAETE; encoded by the coding sequence ATGCGTACTATCGATTTAGACTTCAGCCCACTGTACCGTTCCGTGATTGGTTTCGACCGTGTTGCCCATTTGCTGGAAGGCATGACAAACAATAGCCAGAGTACCAAACAGGGCGGCTACCCTCCTTACAATATTGAACTGCTGGCAGAGAACCAGTATCGAATCACTATGGCGGTTGCCGGTTTCACAGAAGACGAACTGGATATTGAAAGCCGTGAAAATGTTCTGGTGGTTCAGGGCAAAAAACAAGCCGACGACACTGAACGTCAGTATCTGCACCAGGGCATTGCAGAGCGCAACTTTGAAAGAAAATTCCAGCTGGCTGACTATGTAAAAGTTACCGGCGCCCAGATGGACAACGGCCTGCTCCACATTGAGCTGGAACGTGAGATTCCCGAAGCCATGAAACCCCGCAAAATTTCCATCAGCGGGCAGCGTATGCTGGAAGCTGAGACTGAATAA
- a CDS encoding AMP-binding protein, with protein MLTVDTFPELLEVSFSRFRDNPAFTFREQTLTYGDVDRLSACFAQFLQECPDLNASDRVAVQLSNTLYYPVAVFGVLRAGMILVNINPRYTAPELERQLKDSGARGLVTSVNGINSFTRISTGTDVRLTVIVDELSPCPLSSQQAEHSFSCSSEKLTFPPAIPGPVYFHNVLALRYKRPFTPDKADPSDVLMLQYTSGTTGVPKGAMLTHRNIVSNTQQMLYHLSEIIDFGSEKFVAPLPLYHIYGFSKHCMLLIAAGGHSLLIDKPGDTHAVVNIFKRFNVTGLVGLATLFNQLCQSDDFTGLDFSHLKITLSGGMPLPADIAERWQSITGCVPVECYGMTEASPVISMNPPDNLYPGTVGIALRGTCFRIVDNNGEDVPHGSVGELVIRGPQVMKGYWQKKKETKKVISDDNWLLTGDMVQLCEDDYIRIVNRKNDVVNVSGFKIHLAEVETVALKHPYISEAVAVGVPSEKSGEAIKLYVVKKSGMVLSVEDIIHFCQKYLTAYKVPSLVEFRNTLPKSGLGKILRHVL; from the coding sequence ATGCTGACTGTAGATACTTTTCCGGAATTGCTCGAGGTCTCCTTTTCCCGTTTCCGGGATAATCCTGCTTTTACCTTTCGGGAGCAGACACTAACTTATGGTGATGTTGATCGCCTCAGTGCCTGTTTTGCCCAGTTTTTACAAGAGTGTCCAGATCTTAATGCTTCAGATCGGGTTGCTGTCCAGCTCAGCAATACTCTGTACTACCCTGTGGCTGTTTTTGGTGTACTCCGTGCCGGAATGATACTTGTCAACATCAACCCGAGGTACACTGCGCCGGAACTGGAGCGTCAGTTAAAAGACTCCGGGGCCAGAGGTTTGGTAACGTCAGTGAACGGCATTAATTCTTTTACGCGTATCAGTACTGGTACTGATGTCAGGCTTACAGTTATTGTTGATGAACTTAGCCCTTGCCCGTTAAGCTCTCAACAGGCAGAGCATTCTTTTTCCTGTTCATCTGAAAAATTAACTTTTCCTCCTGCTATACCCGGCCCTGTGTATTTCCATAACGTATTGGCCTTGCGTTATAAGCGACCTTTTACACCCGATAAAGCAGATCCTTCCGACGTACTGATGCTGCAATACACGAGTGGCACGACAGGAGTACCAAAAGGAGCAATGTTGACACATCGGAATATCGTTTCGAATACTCAGCAAATGCTTTACCACCTGAGTGAAATCATTGATTTTGGTTCAGAAAAATTTGTTGCGCCTTTGCCTTTATACCATATTTACGGCTTTTCAAAGCACTGCATGTTATTGATAGCGGCGGGTGGCCACAGCCTGCTTATTGATAAGCCGGGAGATACCCATGCTGTCGTGAACATATTTAAACGGTTTAATGTAACGGGTCTGGTTGGCCTTGCCACGCTCTTCAATCAGCTTTGTCAAAGTGATGATTTTACTGGTTTGGACTTTTCTCACTTAAAGATAACATTGTCCGGTGGCATGCCTCTGCCTGCTGATATCGCAGAACGTTGGCAAAGTATTACCGGGTGTGTGCCAGTCGAGTGCTATGGAATGACTGAGGCCTCCCCTGTGATTTCAATGAACCCTCCTGACAACCTCTATCCAGGTACGGTAGGTATAGCACTCAGAGGAACTTGTTTTCGGATTGTTGATAACAATGGGGAAGATGTTCCTCATGGCTCGGTTGGCGAACTGGTGATCCGGGGACCCCAAGTTATGAAAGGGTACTGGCAGAAAAAAAAAGAAACAAAAAAAGTCATCAGTGACGATAACTGGCTTTTGACTGGAGACATGGTTCAGTTATGTGAGGATGATTACATCAGAATTGTCAATCGCAAGAATGATGTGGTGAATGTATCCGGATTTAAAATTCATCTTGCCGAGGTTGAAACAGTCGCTTTAAAGCATCCATATATTTCCGAAGCTGTTGCCGTAGGCGTACCCAGTGAAAAAAGCGGGGAGGCGATTAAATTATACGTTGTAAAAAAAAGTGGCATGGTTCTCTCTGTGGAAGACATCATTCATTTCTGCCAAAAGTATCTGACAGCCTATAAAGTGCCTTCGCTTGTCGAGTTCAGGAACACTCTGCCTAAATCGGGTTTGGGCAAAATTTTAAGGCATGTACTGTAA
- the rarD gene encoding EamA family transporter RarD encodes MSENKDYSGFNAALMAFSVWGLIPLYFKLLAHVPPLEVLGHRVLWSTILLFGLLAAKRQMSQFMDILKNPKTMAWLSLSAILVATNWLTFIWAVSNNRLLETTLGYFINPLVSVFLGFVFLGERLKKAQLLAVSLATIAVVIQTVMLGTIPWVALTVACSFGTYGLVRKRTVVAAAPGLAFETLFLLPLTLVYFAVSYQSGNYHFRMDDLNTSALLSLAGLATTFPLICFNIAAKKLPLSTLGLMQYIIPSMSFLIGVFLFKEPFTSAQLICFGLIWVALVIFSTDSLRKYHRAKPEIIR; translated from the coding sequence GTGTCTGAAAACAAGGACTATTCTGGCTTCAATGCCGCTTTGATGGCATTTTCAGTCTGGGGGCTGATCCCCCTTTATTTCAAACTACTTGCCCATGTTCCTCCCTTAGAAGTACTTGGACACAGGGTACTCTGGTCCACTATTCTGCTGTTCGGCCTGTTGGCAGCAAAACGACAGATGTCCCAATTTATGGACATTCTGAAAAATCCGAAGACGATGGCATGGTTGTCACTGTCTGCCATTCTGGTGGCCACAAACTGGTTAACCTTTATCTGGGCTGTCAGTAATAACCGCCTGCTGGAAACAACGCTTGGATACTTTATTAACCCATTGGTCAGTGTTTTTCTGGGCTTTGTTTTCCTGGGTGAACGCCTGAAAAAAGCTCAATTGCTGGCTGTTTCTCTGGCAACCATTGCCGTTGTGATCCAAACCGTTATGCTGGGCACTATCCCCTGGGTTGCGCTTACGGTTGCCTGCAGCTTTGGCACTTACGGACTGGTTCGAAAAAGAACCGTGGTCGCTGCGGCACCGGGACTGGCCTTTGAAACCCTGTTTCTATTACCGCTAACCCTGGTGTATTTTGCAGTAAGCTATCAGTCTGGAAACTACCACTTCCGTATGGACGATCTGAACACCTCTGCACTACTTAGCCTGGCTGGACTTGCAACAACCTTCCCACTGATCTGCTTCAATATAGCGGCCAAAAAACTACCCCTGTCGACCCTTGGCCTGATGCAGTACATTATTCCCTCCATGTCATTCCTGATTGGTGTATTTTTATTTAAAGAACCTTTCACAAGTGCGCAGCTGATCTGCTTTGGACTGATCTGGGTGGCACTGGTGATCTTCAGTACCGACAGTCTGCGGAAGTATCACCGGGCTAAACCTGAAATCATCCGTTGA
- a CDS encoding metallophosphoesterase yields MFHQSFSANHQGRDFAIGDLHGMYDLLFEALDKVDFDFAKDRCFSVGDLIDRGARSEQCLGLINEPWFHPVCGNHEDTLRMVARCLASSAITADWILNGGRWHLMVPTEKLHYYADLVDTLPELISVTTPSGKLIALCHAEYPLPYWAPDDIEKDSELRNYMMWSREKVRSGDTSTVSGVDAIICGHTIVESPQQLGNSFYIDTGAFQSNILTLVNLENLQVVT; encoded by the coding sequence ATGTTTCATCAGTCTTTTTCAGCCAACCATCAGGGTAGAGACTTTGCCATTGGCGATCTCCACGGCATGTACGACCTGCTGTTCGAAGCGTTGGATAAAGTGGATTTCGACTTTGCCAAAGACCGGTGCTTCAGCGTAGGCGACCTGATTGACCGGGGAGCCAGGTCTGAACAATGTCTCGGCTTGATCAACGAGCCCTGGTTTCATCCGGTCTGCGGCAATCATGAAGATACATTGCGAATGGTGGCACGCTGCCTGGCTTCATCCGCTATCACTGCCGACTGGATTCTGAACGGCGGGCGCTGGCACCTGATGGTTCCTACCGAAAAACTGCATTACTATGCCGACCTCGTCGATACCCTGCCCGAACTCATTTCTGTTACCACACCTTCTGGCAAACTCATTGCCCTGTGCCATGCTGAATACCCCCTGCCTTACTGGGCGCCGGACGACATTGAAAAAGACAGTGAGCTGAGAAACTACATGATGTGGTCACGCGAGAAAGTCCGAAGCGGGGATACATCAACGGTTTCCGGGGTCGATGCCATTATCTGTGGCCATACGATTGTAGAGTCTCCACAGCAGCTGGGTAACTCTTTCTACATAGACACAGGTGCTTTTCAGTCGAATATTCTAACCCTGGTCAACCTGGAAAACCTTCAGGTTGTGACATAA
- the ltrA gene encoding group II intron reverse transcriptase/maturase, producing the protein MRVYYSLYGRLLTMEALYNGFKKVWKAKGAAGIDGQSLSDYASNLRGNLEQLLLELREKRYKPLPVKRVEIDKEDGGKRLLGIPAVKDRIVQQALLNILTPIFDPDFHPSSYGYRPNRSCHQAITKATLFIRKYDRRWVVDMDLSKCFDRLDHELILKAFRHKVADGSILNLIRMFLKSGVMVGYQLEATETGSPQGGVISPLISNVYLDAFDQEMMRRKHRIVRYADDILILCGSKAAAENALKVATKVLEQDLKLTVNQNKTHIAHSGEGVKFLGVEILSSYTRIQEKKLNALKAKVKRITKRNRGTNLEGVIRELNPVIRGFANYFRIANCSRELKRLTGWMRRRLRCLQLKQWKKPAKLHRRLKQLGYKPPFKYIKMRSWRNACSPLSHLAMPNNWFNEIKLFNLEGVKTGVLAPYC; encoded by the coding sequence ATGAGAGTATATTATAGCCTGTATGGGCGCTTGCTGACGATGGAAGCGCTTTACAACGGATTCAAAAAGGTATGGAAAGCGAAAGGTGCGGCCGGAATAGATGGGCAGAGCCTGAGCGACTACGCCTCGAATCTGCGTGGGAATCTTGAACAGTTACTGCTTGAATTGCGGGAAAAGCGCTACAAACCGCTACCGGTAAAGCGTGTAGAAATCGACAAAGAAGACGGTGGAAAGCGTCTGCTGGGAATCCCCGCAGTAAAAGACCGAATCGTCCAACAAGCACTTCTAAATATCCTGACCCCGATCTTTGATCCGGACTTCCACCCGTCCAGCTATGGGTACAGACCGAATCGAAGCTGCCATCAAGCCATTACCAAGGCGACCCTGTTCATACGAAAGTACGACAGACGCTGGGTGGTGGACATGGACTTGTCCAAATGCTTTGACCGACTCGACCACGAGTTAATTCTCAAGGCGTTCAGGCACAAAGTGGCAGATGGAAGCATCCTGAACCTGATCAGAATGTTCCTGAAAAGCGGGGTGATGGTTGGCTATCAACTGGAAGCCACGGAAACAGGCAGTCCACAGGGCGGAGTGATCAGTCCCTTAATCTCAAACGTCTATCTTGATGCGTTTGATCAGGAAATGATGCGACGCAAGCACAGGATTGTCCGCTATGCGGACGATATCCTGATTCTGTGTGGCTCCAAAGCAGCGGCAGAAAACGCTCTGAAAGTGGCGACCAAAGTACTGGAGCAAGACCTGAAACTGACGGTCAACCAGAATAAAACACACATAGCCCATAGCGGCGAGGGTGTGAAATTTCTGGGAGTTGAAATCCTGAGCAGCTATACGCGCATACAGGAAAAGAAGCTCAACGCACTGAAAGCAAAGGTAAAGCGAATCACGAAAAGGAATCGGGGAACGAACCTTGAAGGAGTAATCCGAGAACTGAACCCTGTGATACGAGGATTTGCTAATTACTTCAGGATAGCGAACTGTAGTCGTGAATTAAAACGGCTGACAGGATGGATGAGGCGCAGGCTGAGATGTTTACAACTGAAACAGTGGAAGAAACCAGCGAAGCTGCATCGTCGGCTGAAGCAACTGGGTTACAAGCCACCATTTAAGTACATCAAAATGCGTTCATGGAGAAATGCGTGCAGTCCCCTGTCGCATTTAGCCATGCCGAACAACTGGTTCAATGAGATAAAGTTGTTCAATTTGGAAGGCGTTAAAACGGGCGTTCTTGCCCCTTATTGTTAA
- a CDS encoding 3-oxoacyl-ACP synthase III family protein gives MPDKEISNDFWLQNYPQTVKTAEQNNWMWKSGDVPDRCLNEFEAEMAPYMQDPFRGAKFRRFLPPDEKLITLEKKAAAEAIELANLSPDDIDLVLCATFPPDEAVIGNASLIAADIGSKGDAWNIESACSGWAVAFITAHRLIQSGQYQSILVVASCGYSKTVDLASPLSWGVGDAAAACVIVSDNESTELMGTHGVHTGHTYGAVRFDLEPVDGKIYRRLRVGKSAREHLGATMGKIFEACVNSALQQSEVALEDIKFCLFSSPLAWYPAYCVRYLGLDYDKTLNTYPLYGNIGPVLPAVNLYHALYERKVYEDDLILIYSVGSVSSCRAMVLRWGSVAVGQPPSRWKSADASCLLHDESSQTIFS, from the coding sequence ATGCCTGATAAAGAAATTTCGAATGACTTCTGGCTTCAGAATTACCCGCAAACGGTTAAAACGGCGGAGCAAAATAACTGGATGTGGAAGTCTGGTGATGTTCCTGATAGATGCTTGAATGAGTTTGAAGCAGAAATGGCTCCTTACATGCAAGATCCCTTTCGTGGGGCCAAATTTCGTCGCTTCCTGCCACCTGATGAAAAACTGATAACACTAGAAAAAAAAGCTGCCGCTGAGGCAATCGAGTTGGCAAACTTATCACCAGACGACATTGATCTTGTATTATGTGCCACCTTCCCCCCTGACGAGGCGGTTATCGGAAACGCATCACTTATCGCTGCAGACATAGGTTCTAAAGGTGACGCCTGGAATATTGAAAGTGCCTGCTCAGGCTGGGCGGTCGCATTTATCACAGCTCATCGGTTGATTCAGTCAGGGCAATATCAGAGCATATTGGTTGTAGCCTCTTGCGGATACTCGAAAACAGTGGACTTGGCCTCTCCGTTAAGCTGGGGGGTCGGAGATGCTGCGGCGGCCTGCGTTATCGTATCAGATAATGAATCCACGGAGTTGATGGGAACTCATGGAGTTCATACTGGCCACACGTACGGTGCCGTCCGGTTTGATTTAGAGCCCGTCGACGGGAAAATATACCGTCGTTTGAGAGTAGGTAAGAGTGCTCGTGAACACCTCGGTGCAACGATGGGAAAAATCTTTGAGGCTTGTGTAAACTCTGCATTACAGCAGTCTGAAGTGGCGTTGGAAGATATAAAATTTTGCTTGTTCAGTAGCCCTTTAGCCTGGTATCCCGCTTATTGTGTTCGATATTTAGGACTCGATTATGACAAAACGCTGAATACTTATCCATTATATGGAAACATAGGCCCTGTACTGCCTGCCGTGAATCTTTATCACGCACTTTATGAAAGAAAGGTTTATGAAGATGATCTTATTTTAATTTATTCAGTGGGCAGTGTCTCCAGTTGCCGTGCCATGGTTTTGCGATGGGGCAGTGTGGCTGTCGGGCAGCCGCCTTCGAGATGGAAAAGTGCAGATGCATCATGTTTACTTCATGATGAATCGTCGCAAACCATTTTTTCATAA